The nucleotide window ACACTCGATCTGAAAAACCAGTTTTCTCGCATTTCACTAaacgtgtttttgttttgtttttttctttttataaatTAAATCATTTTCGTATCACCATCAATGTCTATATGTTGTGATTGGCCAAGGGTACGGTGAATCACCGCCCTGTCATCACCGATGTGGACATTTTGAACTACACCCGCCAACACGTCAATTTCGCGGTAAAATCAGGTCATATATAGAGACCCGCCTTAATTTCACAAAGAACTTTCCAAAAACTAAccctaaatttaaaaagtaaaattgTTCTTGGCTTACTGCGTGATGAGTCTAGGAAGTTGTGTTGTCTGCTTGCAGATGTTCGTTGATCTAGGCTgaacaaaaagtaaaaaatgcaCGGCAAGATAAAACTAGTTCacttgttttcttgttgttgttttgataCCAGTAACAGCCAGATCTTCAAACAGGTAGTCGGCGTTTTTACTCTGATCGAATGAGTCTGACTAACAACATGACGGGGCCACAGACGGCGGTAGACTGTTGAGATATCACGTCGGCAGAGGCTCCATGTGTTTCCAAACCGAATGACCGTCAGACaagcgaagaaaaaaagccCGCAAGGCCATTTGATCTTCCAGCGTATACACCTCTTTTACACGTTATCCATAATAGGCCCTATATACATGGTCCAACGTCAAACCACCTGTTTTGAATATTCACGAGAGCAAATACACATACGTATACCTTAAAAGGCACGAGACAGTCCAGCCAATACGACTTACAAACACAAACGTGTCGGTTAAAGAaaggaaggagaagaagaaaataaaaaatatttcaatacaaatatttcaatGTTGATTTGACAGCAGGATTTATTACTTAACCTTACTAGGTATGTATGTAGAATTCGTTCCGAATGTAGTAAAAGGTTAGTATATATGAAGTAAGGCCATCCATATTCGAAAATGGGACATAAGGCGTGTCCACCGTCTATTCCTAATTTGGGCCGATATTAAGGAAATATGCTGTGAAAGAGTAACTCTTTTTCTGGTCCCAAACGACGCTTAATGGTTATAAAATGCATACCACACTAATCAATCAGTTCCGTCTTCTGCATATTTGTTCCCCCGGGCTATCGTGCAACATAGCAGTATAGCACGATGTACCTAATTCCATATTGCCCCATCATTAGTTTGTTTTGGACTTTTGGTTTctctaaataaaaatttgcTTTAAATATTTAACAGAGTATCTCATATTATCAGGCAAACCTGTTTGGAtaaaggggaaaaataaaGTACCTATTTGAAAGTCAGATGATATCTCAGAACTTGGTAGTGGATTCTGCGCACTTCATTGTTCAaggcgtttaaaaaaaataataaagcaagaaatataaatttttttaagagagaaaaactgaaaaataaaacaagaacgCCCCTCGTGTACAAACTTCTCAGTCCAGGTTAGCATTCAACGTGTAAAAAGTTTTGCTTTGTCACTTTGCTTGTTAggcctttcttttcttccttcttcctCGGATGGTGCAATATGCAAGTCGTGTGCCAGCCAGGTCGACGCTAGTCGTGGCACATTGTTTAATCAACATCAACATGTAGGTAGAGAAAACAGTGGGTGCACTAACATGGTGACGTAATGCTTCAGCATAACGGGCGGTCCTATTGCTGCTCTATTCCATCCTCTCATATTTGTCGATCCTCTCCAATACATACAAGTTTGGTTCGCTGAGTTCATCATCTTGTCGTGATACAGTCGTTCAAAGCATAGCATGATTGGAACAAGCTGCATTGTCTATGGATTTTTAcgggaaaaataaacaaatccTTTTTTGCATGGATCAGATATTCcaaagttaaaaaaagaaaacacattgtttattttttcctgtcgacaaaaaaaaaagtctgtggaaaaaaaaacaaaagttttttttgtaggaGCTTTGTTTGAGATTCCTGgtgaaattgtctttggttgtaaagaagaaaagagtgaaaaaaaaaaagaatctgaGTAATGCTGGGCTATGGGACTAAATCGCGTCGATGATTCGCAAAAACAATGAGAAGGTGCTGCGCAAAGAATTGCCTCCCAAATGAGCTGGGTATAAGTGGAGGACGTTTAGGAATgtggaaaatataaaaagaataataagatttagatttgaaaacgaaaataagCGATATAACTAAGTGTTTATAGGTGGGCGGTAGACATCTGCTGTCGGAGACTGCGACGTACTACGCCCTCAGCTGCTCGGTTGAAGTCTTCTACACCTTGGCGAACGTGCTGGACGTCTTTCGGGAAAGCCTGAAGACGAGAAAGGGAGGGAGAGAAGATGATCAATTGCTGTAGTGGGCAGGTGTAGCGCGTGAATAATACCTGGGTCGGGCTGTACACGGAAACAGCATTAAAGGCGGGTCCTGAAACGaaattgctgctgctgttgccaGACTGCTTATTGCTAGCGGCTCGCGTGGGGGTATACGTGCCAGGTTTGCCGTAAAAATTCTGACGATTCCGCTGGCGTCGACTTGATGGTGTTTCAATGCCAAAAGGGCTATGGGGCAAGTGATGAAAGACTTCAATTAGGCTTACGAATCTCTAAACCTTTGAGACAATCAAACAAACCTGTAAAGTTTAGTAGGGGTCCTTCCTAATAACTGTTTTGATTTGGGTGTATCTTTTCCCCTTCCTGGTGTGTAGGGGGAACTGTTAACTAGCCTTTGTCGACGTCTAGTTGGATTGTTCTTGAGcttctgaatttaaaaaaaaagtgttaaaAACATCACAGAAAGAATAGGAATATTTTCTACCTGAGACCAAGTACCAAAAGTGCTCCGAACACCATTTAATGTCTGGTTCACTTTATCAGCACCAGCTTGGATGAGTTTGCGAGTTTCCTTGGGCACATTAGCTACATTGAGATTACTTATGGAGGAAAGCACTCCTCGTCCTCGCAAAAGCATTTTCCGTGTAGGTTGTTCTTGGCTCCTCGTTGTGTCCGAAACACTTTTGAATTGTCTAGACAGTTGACGCCTGCTACCACTGCCATGGACAACAGACGTATGATTAATATCTTCAGCATTAACGTTTGACGTTGGATTCTTATTCCAAATTTGTGATAAACTCTTTAAACTTGATGCCATTTTCGATTAATAATAACTGGTTATTGGATGGGTGAATTAGGGATGAAGATGCGGTTTGTCAAACGgttatttcatttcaaaccCTTTCACTCCCTACAACGTTGTCAAATAGTATTGAATGAACTCCTGAAGCCCTGAAGCTGGAATACGTCGTCGTAAAATAAAGTGGCAGGCTGACAGTGACAGTAAGTCCGTAGACACATAAATGTTATCAAACTTGTTGTAATATTTTGGAGTAATTTCATAATCAAACTTTGAGATTTGAGTTGTTTTGATTAACTCAGTGGATTtagaagtttaaaattcaatttaatCGCATTGCGGTACGTAAAACGGAATCAGACTGGAGACAACGGAGGCAGTCAACGTCATCAATATGACAAGAGGAACTTTTTCTTGGGAAGGTAAATAAGCTTGTTTGAATCGTAGTAATTTTAAGATGTATCATTTTACGCCGAAAATAGATTTACGAAAGCAAGCCCGACAGttagaaaatgaaattgatgCAAAGCTGGTCAGTTTCAGCAAATTAGGGTTGGGGTCCTCACCTTTCAACAACTCATCTAAATCCAATGGGTAAGCAAGATGTAATTACAACAAAACTTAAATATGAAgcctgtctttttttttttatgttaagaGAATCAGCTCATCTGCTTGGAGAAAATTTTGCCTTTGAATCAGTCTCAAGTGAAATTCAGCAACTTCTCAGCAAGGTGATTGTGAAAATATACACTGTGATATATACAATAAACTGTTAACAAGTTGTCTTCTCATAGTTAACAGATATTAACTCCCAAATGACTGAAGTATCTGCCTTGCAAGCCCCAAGTGCTGCTTTACAACACACTCTACAGCGACACCGTGACATATTACAAGACTACACTACTGAGTTCCAGAAGACATCATCTCATTTGTTAtcaaaaaaggagagagaagatCTGCTGGGAAGTGTCAGACGAGACATAGAGTAAGAAACtcagaaatcaaactgccaaAATTATAGCTGACAATTCCTGTCTTCTGCAGTGCCTATAAAAATGACAGTGGAAGAAACAGGCGTACTGACCTGTATCTGAAGGAGAATGAACACTTGAGAAGGTATTGAATCAGAGCCTTCAAGTGATTGCCTGATGTCGTCATGATTTAATTTGGGTCGAATTTAGTTCTGAAAGAATGGTGGATGATCAAATCAACATCGCAATCGAGACCAAAGAACACATAGCTAGCCAGCGCGGCAACCTTAAGCGAATGCAAGCCCGCGTCAACGACTTGGCATCACGTTTTCCGGTTATCAATAGTGTGGTACAGCGGATCAACTTTCGCAAGAGAAGAGATGCCATCATCTTAGGAAGCGTGATTGGCTT belongs to Daphnia magna isolate NIES linkage group LG1, ASM2063170v1.1, whole genome shotgun sequence and includes:
- the LOC116920300 gene encoding uncharacterized protein LOC116920300, coding for MASSLKSLSQIWNKNPTSNVNAEDINHTSVVHGSGSRRQLSRQFKSVSDTTRSQEQPTRKMLLRGRGVLSSISNLNVANVPKETRKLIQAGADKVNQTLNGVRSTFGTWSQKLKNNPTRRRQRLVNSSPYTPGRGKDTPKSKQLLGRTPTKLYSPFGIETPSSRRQRNRQNFYGKPGTYTPTRAASNKQSGNSSSNFVSGPAFNAVSVYSPTQAFPKDVQHVRQGVEDFNRAAEGVVRRSLRQQMSTAHL
- the LOC116920335 gene encoding Golgi SNAP receptor complex member 1, with product MTRGTFSWEDLRKQARQLENEIDAKLVSFSKLGLGSSPFNNSSKSNGESAHLLGENFAFESVSSEIQQLLSKLTDINSQMTEVSALQAPSAALQHTLQRHRDILQDYTTEFQKTSSHLLSKKEREDLLGSVRRDIDAYKNDSGRNRRTDLYLKENEHLRSSERMVDDQINIAIETKEHIASQRGNLKRMQARVNDLASRFPVINSVVQRINFRKRRDAIILGSVIGFGCILLLLYSQR